The nucleotide window TGAGCATTATACTGTTGATACAATAGAACAGGCCATGGATGATTTGCGCCAGCGAATTTTAGCTTTACAAAATGAGTGCCTTGCACGGTATGGTGAAGCTGTGTAGGTTGTATAATAATTATTGAATAACAGGCATGGCGGTTCTATAATTATACACAGTATATCATAATTTTCTCAGNAGTTATAATCTATGGAAGACTTAAAAAAAGCATATCGCACCATCATGGATGATCATTTCCCTGACACCATGACGATAACCTTTGGCAACCAAACACTTGTATATAAAAAGCGTACATGGAAAATTAATGATGATGGACAGCTAATTGAGAAGGGATTGCGATATGGCGAAAATCCAGGCCAGGAAGCAGCATTGTACGAGCTTGTAAACGGAAATCTTGTACTAGGGGATTGTGCATTTATTACCCCCGGCCATTCACTGGTAAGTGGTATTGATGAATCTATGATGCTTCAGTTTGGCAAGCATCCAGGTAAAATTAATTTTACTGATATTGATAATGCTCTTAACATTTTAAAATATTTAATGAAAAAACCTGCAGCAGTTATTGTAAAGCATAACAATCCTTGCGGTGTTGCGTATGGCTCAACAATAGCTGATGCATACAACAGGGCAAACAGGGCTGACCGTATAGCAGCGTTTGGCGGATGTGTAGCATTCAACAGAGCTGTCGACAAGGAAACTGCACAGCTTGTTTCAGCAAATTACCTTGAAGTGCTTGTTGCACCTGATTTTGAGCCCGGTGTGATGGAAATCCTTTCAAAGAAAAAGGACCTGCGTATTGTGCAGATAAAGCGAATTGACAGGCTGGAAGAATACAAAACCATGCGCTTTGTTGATTTCAAGTCGCTCATTGATGGTGGTATCATTGTGCAACAATCGCCAATAAATATTGTGAATACAAAGGAAGACTTAAAACCTGCACAGGCAGAATATAAGGGTCAGATATATAAAATTGATAGGCTTCCTACAGAGAAAGAATATGAGGATCTTTTGTTTGGATGGTTTGTGGAACAGGGTGTCACGTCTAATTCCGTTCTGTATGTGAAAGATGGTGTGAC belongs to Spirochaetota bacterium and includes:
- a CDS encoding IMP cyclohydrolase produces the protein MEDLKKAYRTIMDDHFPDTMTITFGNQTLVYKKRTWKINDDGQLIEKGLRYGENPGQEAALYELVNGNLVLGDCAFITPGHSLVSGIDESMMLQFGKHPGKINFTDIDNALNILKYLMKKPAAVIVKHNNPCGVAYGSTIADAYNRANRADRIAAFGGCVAFNRAVDKETAQLVSANYLEVLVAPDFEPGVMEILSKKKDLRIVQIKRIDRLEEYKTMRFVDFKSLIDGGIIVQQSPINIVNTKEDLKPAQAEYKGQIYKIDRLPTEKEYEDLLFGWFVEQGVTSNSVLYVKDGVTVGIGTGEQDRVGVAEIAVQKAYTKYADILCFDKYGISYYQLALEVEKGLRKEREKIEIDEATKAAKGGLIGASMVSDAFFPFRDGVDVGIKQGITAIVQPGGSIRDWESIVACNEANPKVAMVFTGQRAFKH